One region of Cygnus atratus isolate AKBS03 ecotype Queensland, Australia chromosome 25, CAtr_DNAZoo_HiC_assembly, whole genome shotgun sequence genomic DNA includes:
- the LOC118259153 gene encoding inactive phospholipase C-like protein 2 — MAEGPRGAPPPGSPRPAVPLPNGPRSGGGGGGGGGSPGSGSGSSSREDSVERSPAPAAPRASIMKDGSRQRPMQKKKTVSFSTMPNDRKINSTAACISFMLEGCELKKVRSNSRMYSRFFVLDADMRSVRWEPSKKDSEKAKIEIKSVKEVRVGKKTPILRSNGLSDQFPDECAFSIIYGDNYESLDLVASSADVVSAWVMGLRYLVSYGKHTPEAPGTGHPSLRTSWISSVFDLADLEKSGRIPVPRAVQLIKALNPGMKVSTIELKFKELQKASERPGAEVACDLFVEAYCELCTRPEIFFLLVQFSSNKEYLGLKDLLMFLEVEQGMEGVTEEKCLEIVSKYEPSKEGREKGYLAIDGFTRYLLSSDCSIFDPQHRKVCQDMAQPLSHYYISSAHSACLLEDNFWGRSDISGYISALGLGCRSIELVLWDGPDGEPVVYTSPSGASCVPFRTVVGLIDQHAFTASAYPLILCLVVRCSAAQQRLAAQCLRKTLGEKLYLEPPDPAASYLPSPEQLKGRILIKGKKLPPGCEDSEGEVSDEEEGWELARRLGQEDREVAEGGGPRRARLSRELSELVSLCQAVPFQDFESSRRGQRYWEMCSFSEVEAGRFANECPAELVSYNKRFLSRVYPSPMRIDASNMNPQDFWKCGCQMVAMNYQTPGLMMDLNAGWFRQNGACGYVLRPAIMREEVSYFSANAKDSLPGVPAQLLHLKVISGQNLPKPKGSGAKGEVVEPYVCAEIHGIPADCAEHRTKTALQSGDNPVFDESLEFQINLPELAVLRFVVLDDDYIGDEFIAQYTIPFECLQPGYRHVPLQSLAGEPLPHATLFVHVAITDRRGGGKGHRRGLAGRRGRRVREYTSTKATGIKAIDEVFRTATQPLREATDLRENVQNALVSFKELCGLTPAANMKQCILTVAAWLLHSDSAPSVTLNLAEQYPAMEAQGPIPDLLRKVLTAYETMIQTSRTLIESADAVHSKLIQAQQAGMDFHKELHRIEAKEGLRGRKLQKALESFAWNITVLKGQADLLKHAKAEALDNLWQIHNAGQSCGIGRNGSASPEASRLRAPLEPIPEAEGGGDTASC; from the exons ATGGCGGAGGGGCCCCGgggcgccccgccgccgggctcgccccgccccgccgtGCCGCTGCCCAACGGGCCccgcagcggcggcggcggcggcggcggcggcggcagccccggTTCGGGctcgggcagcagcagccgcgAGGACTCGGTGGAGCGgagccccgcgcccgccgcgccccgcgccAGCATCATGAAG GACGGCTCTCGGCAGCGACCCATGCAGAAGAAGAAGACAGTCTCCTTCAGCACCATGCCCAACGACCGGAAGATCAACAGCACGGCCGCCTGCATCTCCTTCATGCTGGAGGGCTGCGAGCTGAAGAAGGTGCGCTCCAACTCCCGCATGTACAGCCGCTTCTTCGTGCTGGACGCCGACATGCGCTCCGTGCGCTGGGAGCCCTCCAAGAAGGACTCGGAGAAGGCCAAGATTGAGATCAAGTCGGTGAAAGAGGTGCGGGTGGGCAAGAAGACCCCCATCCTGCGCAGCAACGGCCTCTCCGACCAGTTCCCCGATGAGTGCGCCTTCTCCATCATCTACGGAGACAACTACGAGTCCCTGGACTTGGTGGCCAGCTCGGCCGACGTGGTGAGCGCCTGGGTGATGGGGCTCCGGTACCTGGTGTCCTACGGGAAGCACACGCCCGAGGCGCCGGGGACCGGCCACCCCAGCCTGCGGACCTCCTGGATCTCCTCCGTCTTTGACCTCGCCGACCTGGAGAAGTCCGGCCGCATCCCCGTGCCCCGGGCCGTGCAGCTCATCAAAGCGCTCAACCCGGGCATGAAGGTGTCCACTATCGAGCTCAAGTTcaaggagctgcagaaagccagcGAGCGCCCCGGCGCGGAGGTGGCCTGCGACCTCTTCGTGGAGGCGTACTGCGAGCTCTGCACCCGCCCCGAGATCTTCTTCCTGCTGGTGCAGTTCTCCAGCAACAAGGAGTACCTGGGCCTCAAGGACCTGCTGATGTTCCTGGAGGTGGAGCAGGGCATGGAGGGGGTGACGGAGGAGAAGTGCCTGGAGATCGTCAGCAAGTACGAGCCCTCCAAGGAGGGCCGGGAGAAGGGCTACCTGGCCATCGACGGCTTCACCCGCTACCTGCTCTCCTCCGACTGCTCCATCTTCGACCCGCAGCACCGCAAGGTGTGCCAGGACATGGCGCAGCCCCTCTCGCACTACTACATCAGCTCTGCCCACAGCGCCTGCCTGCTGGAGGACAACTTCTGGGGCCGCTCGGACATCAGCGGCTACATCAGcgccctggggctgggctgccgCAGCATCGAGCTGGTGCTGTGGGACGGCCCCGACGGCGAGCCCGTGGTCTACACCAGCCCCTCGGGGGCCTCCTGCGTGCCCTTCCGCACCGTGGTGGGGCTGATCGACCAGCACGCCTTCACCGCCTCCGCCTACCCCCTCATCCTCTGCCTGGTGGTGCGCTGCTCGGCCGCCCAGCAGCGCCTGGCCGCCCAGTGCCTGCGCAAGACGCTGGGCGAGAAGCTCTACCTGGAGCCCCCCGACCCCGCCGCCTCCTACCTGCCCTCCCCGGAGCAGCTCAAGGGCCGCATCCTCATCAAGGGCAAGAAGCTGCCGCCCGGCTGCGAGGACAGCGAAGGGGAGGTGTCGGACGAGGAGGAAGGCTGGGAGCTGGCGCGGAGGCTGGGCCAGGAGGACCGGGAGGTGGCGGAGGGAGGGGGCCCGCGGCGAGCGCGGCTCAGCCGGGAGCTCTCGGAGCTGGTGAGCCTCTGCCAGGCCGTTCCCTTCCAGGACTTCGAGAGCTCGCGGCGCGGGCAGCGCTACTGGGAGATGTGCTCCTTCAGCGAGGTGGAGGCCGGCCGCTTCGCCAACGAGTGCCCGGCGGAGCTGGTGAGCTACAACAAGCGGTTCCTCTCCCGCGTCTACCCCAGCCCCATGCGCATCGACGCCAGCAACATGAACCCGCAGGACTTCTGGAAGTGCGGCTGCCAGATGGTGGCCATGAACTACCAGACGCCGGGGCTCATGATGGACCTGAACGCGGGCTGGTTCCGGCAGAACGGGGCTTGCGGCTACGTCCTGCGCCCCGCCATCATGCGGGAGGAGGTCTCCTACTTCAGTGCCAACGCCAAGGACTCCTTGCCCGGGGTGCccgcccagctcctgcacctcAAGGTCATCAGCGGGCAGAACCTGCCCAAGCCCAAGGGCTCGGGGGCCAagggggaggtggtggagccCTACGTCTGTGCCGAGATCCACGGCATCCCGGCCGACTGCGCCGAGCACCGCACCAAGACGGCCCTGCAGAGCGGGGACAACCCCGTCTTCGACGAGAGCCTGGAGTTCCAGATCAACCTCCCCGAGCTGGCCGTGCTGCGCTTCGTCGTGCTGGATGACGACTACATCGGGGACGAGTTCATCGCCCAGTACACCATCCCCTTCGAGTGCCTGCAGCCCGGGTACCGCCACGTCCCCCTCCAGTCTCTGGCCGGGGAGCCCTTGCCCCACGCCACCCTCTTCGTGCACGTGGCCATCACCGACCGCCGCGGCGGGGGCAAGGGGCACCgccgggggctggcggggcGCCGGGGCCGCCGGGTGCGGGAGTACACCTCCACCAAGGCCACCGGCATCAAGGCCATCGATGAGGTCTTCCGGACGGCCACCCAGCCCCTGCGGGAGGCCACCGACCTGCGGGAGAACGTGCAG AACGCGTTGGTCTCCTTCAAGGAGCTGTGCGGCCTGACGCCCGCCGCCAACATGAAGCAGTGCATCCTGACGGTGGCGGCGTGGCTGCTGCACAGCGACAGCGCGCCCAGCGTCACCCTCAACCTGGCAGAGCAGTACCCCGCCATGGAGGCGCAGGGCCCCATCCCCGACCTGCTGCGCAAGGTCCTCACCGCCTACGAGACG ATGATCCAGACCAGCCGGACGCTGATCGAGTCCGCCGACGCGGTGCACAGCAAGCTCATCCAGGCGCAGCAGGCAG GCATGGACTTCCACAAGGAGCTGCACCGCATCGAGGCCAaggaggggctgcggggacggAAGCTGCAGAAGGCGCTGGAGAGCTTCGCCTGGAACATCACCGTCCTGAAG
- the GHDC gene encoding GH3 domain-containing protein, giving the protein MLLATAPGMLLPVAPGMLLPVATGLLLAVAVAVAVCAVLPGPPPLPPRLLAAALRRAARWHRRRLEVLGTDVRHSQERRLRGLLPPGTAQGSDDFRERHPLTGGCADGEQGDTVPPLSLWALLRCCWACEPPLQGSLLYLDVLHAAFPQALAPRGTALLSWAPARPRAPAGWPLPTLYCAPPEAGALPSRTAALRVQLLFALRARSLRVLEAGLASELHDALAALRSGWPQLAQDLALGRLSPQNGLPEDLRGRLQALLVPDAARAAELRAECARGFEGIVQRLWPQLQVVVVGTAHGGERLYCDALRQAECRGLPLYCPFYRAAGALLGVNLWPEEPEPRFLLCPDWAFCEFLPCPAEEEEEQQTVLLGELWEGREYRLVLTARPGEYRCRAGEVLRVAGFNKQCPVVEPVRRESQVLSVRGESIPEERFCRSLCRAVGMWPGARLIDYVCVESSLLGASSGVCAPHYEVFVELRGLRDLSEGQRYKLDHCLQEDFPVYKSFRFKGSIGPLRLHLVGAGAFAQLREALGSPVPMPRVLREERLLAVIQSTVIS; this is encoded by the exons ATGCTGCTGGCGACGGCCCCCGGGATGCTGCTGCCGGTGGCCCCCGGGATGCTGCTGCCGGTGGCTACCGGGTTGCTGCTGGCGGTGGCCGTGGCCGTGGCCGTGTGCGCGGTGCTGCCCGggccccccccgctgcccccccggctGCTCGCGGCCGCGCTCCGCCGCGCCGCTCGGTGGCACCGGCGCcgcctggaggtgctgggcacCGACGTGCGCCACAGCCAGgagcggcggctgcgggggctgctgccccccggCACGGCCCAGG GGTCGGATGATTTTCGGGAGCGTCACCCCCTAACGGGGGGCTGCGctgatggggagcagggggacacGGTGCCGCCGCTCAGCCTCTGGGCTTTGCTCCGGTGCTGCTGGGCCTGCGAGCCCCCGCTGCAG GGGTCCCTGCTCTACCTGGACGTCCTCCACGCCGCCTTCCCGCAGGCGCTGGCCCCCCGCGGCACCGCGCTGCTCAGCTGGGCACCCGCTCGCCCCCGCGCCCCGGCGGGCTggcccctgcccaccctgtACTGCGCGCCCCCCGAGGCGGGGGCTTTGCCCTCGCGGACGGCAGCCCTGCGGGTGCAGCTGCTTTTCGCCCTGCGGGCGCGCTCCCTGCGGGTGCTGGAGGCCGGGCTGGCCTCCGAGCTGCACGATGCGCTGGCGGCGCTGCGCTCCGGCTGGCCCCAGCTGGCCCAGGACCTGGCGCTGGGCAGGTTGAGCCCCCAAAACGGGCTGCCCGAAGATTTGCGGGGCCGGCTGCAGGCGCTGCTGGTCCCTGACGCCGCCCGGGCGGCCGAGCTGCGGGCTGAGTGCGCCCGGGGCTTTGAGGGCATCGTGCAGCGCCTGTGGCCGCAGctgcaggtggtggtggtggggacgGCGCACGGCGGGGAGCGGCTCTACTGTGACGCCCTGCGCCAGGCCGAGTGCAGGGGGCTGCCTTTGTACTGCCCCTTCTACCGGGCGGCAGGAG CTCTGCTCGGTGTCAACTTATGGCCGGAGGAGCCAGAGCCCCGCTTCTTGCTGTGCCCCGACTGGGCTTTCTGCGAgttcctgccctgcccggccgaggaagaggaggagcagcagacgGTGCTGCTGGGCGAGCTCTGGGAGGGACGGGAGTACAGACTGGTTCTGACCGCCCGGCCCGGGGAGTACAG GTGCCGTGCCGGAGAGGTGCTGAGGGTGGCCGGCTTCAACAAGCAGTGTCCCGTGGTGGAGCCCGTGCGCAG GGAGAGCCAGGTGCTGAGCGTGCGGGGCGAGAGCATCCCCGAGGAGCGCTTCTGCCGGAGCCTGTGCCGCGCCGTGGGCATGTGGCCGGGCGCTCGCCTGATCGACTACGTCTGCGTGGAGAGCTCCCTGCTGG GCGCCTCCTCGGGGGTCTGCGCCCCCCATTACGAGGTGTTCGTGGAGCTGCGGGGCCTGAGGGACCTGTCGGAGGGGCAGCGCTACAAG ctggaCCACTGCCTGCAGGAGGATTTCCCCGTCTACAAATCGTTCCGCTTCAAGGGCAGCATCGGGCCCCTGCGCCTGCACCTGGTGGGGGCCGGGGCTTTCGCCCAGCTGCGGGAGGCCCTGGGCTCCCCCGTCCCCATGCCCAGGGTCCTGCGGGAGGAGCGGCTGCTGGCCGTCATCCAGAGCACCGTTATCTCCTAA